A section of the Candidatus Methylomirabilis tolerans genome encodes:
- a CDS encoding metal-binding protein SmbP, with product MRRRLAAAALVLGMVTLVGSGISWAAKSHMTEATEHTQAAVEHGKAGHADVAATHATAALQHAEAAQKEKADPHKEAAIKGLKEAVEHGKAGHADVAGKAAAGALEHLKAVK from the coding sequence ATGAGGCGGAGGTTGGCAGCAGCAGCATTGGTTCTGGGAATGGTGACGTTGGTGGGCAGCGGTATATCCTGGGCGGCAAAGTCTCATATGACTGAGGCGACCGAGCACACCCAGGCAGCCGTCGAGCACGGCAAAGCGGGACATGCCGATGTAGCAGCGACACACGCGACAGCGGCCCTACAACATGCCGAGGCCGCTCAGAAGGAGAAGGCCGACCCCCATAAGGAAGCGGCCATCAAAGGATTGAAGGAGGCCGTTGAGCACGGCAAGGCTGGACACGCCGATGTCGCCGGCAAGGCCGCTGCAGGGGCACTCGAACATCTCAAAGCGGTAAAGTAA